The following coding sequences are from one Sphingobium sp. RAC03 window:
- a CDS encoding GntR family transcriptional regulator — protein MSPEPVAADRAYLLLKTDILSGRFSPGRAIIERVVAIEYGVSISPIRDAAQRLVGEHLLEIGTGGGFRVPIATPAAVRDLYSWHDHLVRHLIKVQMPTELLTPQPWILRDIVGGEKIARAATGLFRALADQAINREHARSLHAANDRLQAIRLREHLVMDNLDMELQQITAAINCGSGLNRFSVLRAYHRRRMRRAEKISDSLRPLG, from the coding sequence ATGTCTCCCGAACCAGTCGCGGCGGATCGTGCCTATCTCCTTTTGAAGACCGATATTCTGTCGGGACGGTTCTCGCCTGGAAGGGCGATTATCGAACGCGTTGTCGCGATCGAATATGGTGTATCCATATCGCCGATCAGAGACGCAGCGCAGCGTCTTGTGGGTGAACATCTTCTCGAAATCGGCACCGGTGGTGGATTTAGGGTTCCGATCGCAACGCCTGCCGCGGTCCGGGATCTCTACAGCTGGCACGACCATCTCGTGCGTCACCTTATCAAGGTGCAGATGCCGACCGAGCTTTTAACACCGCAGCCATGGATTCTGCGGGATATTGTTGGAGGGGAGAAAATTGCGCGAGCCGCCACAGGACTGTTCAGGGCGCTGGCTGATCAAGCCATTAATCGTGAACATGCCCGCTCCCTCCACGCCGCCAACGATCGTCTTCAAGCCATACGACTCCGGGAGCATCTTGTTATGGACAATCTTGATATGGAGCTGCAGCAGATTACGGCGGCGATCAATTGTGGTTCAGGTCTGAACCGTTTTTCGGTTCTACGCGCCTATCACCGCCGGCGGATGCGTCGCGCTGAAAAGATATCCGATTCACTTAGGCCGCTAGGATGA
- a CDS encoding DsbC family protein: MFSTPSIAQEATAVTSPVALGEAAKIAQAQLQQTFTNLRFEEFGPAPVEGPIYQASAGGRIIYYAPRSEHLLFATVYDRNGVNLTALAQEQGAARRLKAIDPAKALAIGPEDAPTVIEFTDPDCPYCQALDRFWSAKAAEGKPVRRLIFFVSGIHPTAAAKAEHIFCSPDSEAAFRAAYSGQTPPVLRQCAAGRARVAQDAELVAKIGVSGTPTLIVDGKLISGFQQAELEAFLDRHAKPKLAKAASDARR; the protein is encoded by the coding sequence ATGTTCTCGACCCCCAGCATTGCGCAAGAGGCGACTGCGGTTACTTCTCCTGTGGCTTTGGGAGAAGCTGCAAAGATTGCGCAAGCGCAGCTTCAGCAGACCTTCACGAACCTGCGCTTCGAGGAATTTGGTCCAGCGCCGGTCGAAGGTCCGATCTATCAGGCAAGCGCCGGCGGCCGGATCATCTACTATGCGCCGCGCAGTGAGCATCTTTTGTTCGCCACGGTCTACGACCGCAACGGTGTCAACCTGACCGCGCTGGCGCAGGAACAAGGCGCGGCGCGACGCCTCAAGGCCATCGATCCTGCCAAGGCACTGGCGATTGGCCCTGAAGATGCGCCCACGGTCATCGAGTTCACCGACCCCGACTGTCCTTATTGTCAGGCCCTGGACCGCTTCTGGAGCGCCAAGGCCGCCGAAGGCAAGCCGGTCAGGCGTCTCATTTTTTTCGTGAGCGGCATCCATCCGACCGCAGCGGCCAAGGCGGAGCATATCTTTTGCTCCCCCGATAGCGAAGCGGCATTCCGGGCAGCCTATTCAGGACAGACACCGCCTGTTCTGCGCCAATGCGCAGCGGGACGCGCCAGGGTCGCGCAAGATGCTGAGCTCGTCGCCAAAATCGGCGTCTCAGGAACGCCGACGCTGATCGTCGATGGCAAGCTCATATCGGGCTTTCAGCAAGCCGAACTCGAGGCGTTCCTCGATCGGCACGCAAAGCCCAAGCTTGCAAAGGCAGCGTCCGATGCGCGGCGCTGA
- a CDS encoding type IV conjugative transfer system protein TraL — translation MDERLPQYLHRPVQILWFGSDEFLLATSSIFVAAIVGGLVGWALIAALLLFIPWKRTKPRGYLPHLAWRWGLVSFPHYPGPTQTRFFE, via the coding sequence ATGGACGAACGCCTTCCGCAATATCTGCATCGACCCGTCCAGATCCTGTGGTTTGGATCGGACGAGTTTCTACTCGCGACCTCGAGCATATTCGTGGCCGCGATCGTAGGCGGACTTGTCGGCTGGGCGCTCATTGCTGCCCTTCTCCTTTTCATTCCGTGGAAGCGGACCAAGCCCAGGGGCTATCTCCCCCATCTTGCCTGGCGCTGGGGTCTTGTTTCCTTCCCCCATTATCCGGGTCCCACCCAGACCCGCTTCTTCGAGTGA
- a CDS encoding transcriptional regulator, with protein MTNGLIYNKNRYSDVVGVLSRCRGDLQMTLQSPKMTGSEALSLIKELSGKLIERRRRRDRITQRQMARGIGRSERWVREIEAGVETSMIEDHIRCAHALRMTTLHLFIPLLAVEHDMPIPRELLMQDDLWDLEREMLEVVARHQSAILTRITQRSLLGGSR; from the coding sequence TTGACCAACGGATTAATTTACAACAAAAACCGTTACAGCGATGTGGTTGGAGTTTTGAGCCGCTGCCGGGGAGACCTGCAGATGACGCTTCAAAGTCCGAAAATGACGGGTAGTGAGGCCCTGTCGTTGATCAAGGAGCTTTCCGGAAAGCTCATCGAACGCCGCCGCCGCCGGGACCGTATCACGCAACGGCAAATGGCGCGCGGTATCGGGCGCAGTGAACGCTGGGTCCGCGAAATCGAAGCAGGCGTCGAAACCTCGATGATTGAGGATCATATCCGCTGTGCGCACGCGCTGCGCATGACGACACTGCATTTGTTCATTCCTTTACTGGCCGTGGAGCATGACATGCCGATACCCAGAGAACTTTTGATGCAGGACGATCTTTGGGACCTTGAGCGTGAGATGCTTGAGGTCGTAGCACGGCATCAGTCTGCTATCCTTACGCGGATCACCCAGCGATCCTTGCTGGGAGGGAGCCGCTAG
- a CDS encoding lasso peptide biosynthesis B2 protein yields the protein MYFGLRPGLSFCISVDRVILLDLAIGRYFSLPPHFHESFSRWASGAQPADDDLDHLQKLINEGIFVTLPQRPDPELTISAKVTPPTTQIDVGHAHPPLTSVIGAIWSRLLWLRRAKRWSFARMIEQLGALADHVDKGSSELHNAKLAQIARSFEYADLIVGSHDRCLSRSLALAVTCRRQGLPTMLVIGVQADPFAAHCWVQKGSTILNEKPDRARMFLPIMVA from the coding sequence ATGTATTTCGGTCTTCGGCCTGGATTGAGCTTTTGCATATCGGTGGATCGCGTGATCCTGCTGGACCTTGCGATCGGTCGCTATTTTTCATTGCCGCCACATTTCCATGAAAGCTTTTCGCGTTGGGCATCTGGTGCGCAGCCTGCTGATGACGATCTCGATCATCTCCAGAAGCTGATAAATGAAGGCATTTTCGTTACGCTGCCTCAGCGACCTGACCCCGAACTGACGATTTCCGCAAAAGTCACCCCACCAACCACGCAAATCGATGTTGGTCACGCGCACCCGCCGCTTACATCCGTCATCGGGGCAATATGGTCTCGTTTGTTGTGGTTGAGGCGAGCCAAGCGTTGGTCCTTTGCCCGGATGATCGAACAACTTGGCGCATTGGCCGATCATGTGGATAAAGGGTCTTCGGAGTTACACAATGCGAAGCTGGCGCAAATCGCCCGCTCTTTCGAATATGCCGATCTGATCGTTGGTAGCCATGACCGTTGCCTGTCGCGATCGCTGGCACTCGCGGTCACTTGCCGCAGGCAGGGGTTGCCGACAATGTTGGTGATCGGCGTTCAGGCGGATCCCTTCGCAGCCCATTGCTGGGTACAGAAAGGAAGCACGATACTCAACGAAAAACCGGACCGTGCGAGAATGTTCTTGCCGATAATGGTGGCGTGA
- a CDS encoding TraB/VirB10 family protein — MSGEMERERPEAPAPSPETLSPYQAHLAAQSAGQKEEAVRRPSPALLDWKAQWAKMSARQKLRARQLAVGVAVGALGIGLYAASGSKEEVKPTDPAASLNMGAGLRGDSLEVKLRGDLKKVLDGQQLLGDRVSAIEEGKLVPGSHAPGSPGGQAVDGDLPPALPDSVPALPYPPETGDISADADRLPAPPTGPVAPPAPPAPPVERTVGAIGSATGQVVAQGGADNAASSKKKNRTIYLPPGFMKARLLTGIDALASRDATSNPEPIIARVQAPAVLPNEVKANLAGCFVVGNATGSLAKERVEVQLVSLSCVDFDEHSIVDQPVKGFFVDTDGKKGLSGKVVTRAGATLARAFIAGTISGISQSVESTFGNTSTSALGTVRTLDAGDAAKTGIAGGLSKSSDKLTDFYLDLARQAGPIVEVGAAKDVVVVIQEGATLEIKPGAGAKF, encoded by the coding sequence ATGAGCGGCGAGATGGAAAGGGAGCGCCCGGAAGCGCCCGCCCCTTCGCCCGAAACCCTGTCCCCCTATCAGGCGCATCTTGCCGCGCAGAGCGCCGGGCAAAAGGAAGAGGCCGTTCGCCGTCCGTCCCCGGCCTTGCTCGACTGGAAGGCGCAATGGGCCAAAATGTCGGCGCGGCAGAAGCTGCGCGCGCGCCAGCTCGCCGTCGGTGTCGCCGTTGGCGCGCTCGGGATCGGCCTTTATGCAGCGTCCGGCAGCAAGGAGGAGGTGAAGCCCACCGACCCTGCCGCATCGCTCAACATGGGCGCAGGGCTGCGCGGCGACAGTCTCGAGGTCAAACTGCGTGGCGACCTGAAAAAGGTTCTCGATGGCCAGCAATTGCTGGGCGACAGGGTCAGCGCGATCGAGGAAGGCAAGTTGGTTCCCGGATCACATGCCCCGGGATCTCCGGGCGGCCAGGCTGTCGATGGCGATCTGCCGCCCGCCTTGCCCGACAGCGTTCCAGCCCTGCCCTACCCACCCGAGACCGGCGACATAAGCGCGGATGCCGACAGACTACCTGCGCCGCCCACCGGGCCGGTTGCGCCGCCTGCCCCGCCTGCGCCGCCGGTCGAAAGGACGGTCGGCGCGATCGGCTCGGCGACCGGTCAGGTCGTGGCTCAGGGCGGGGCCGACAATGCCGCATCGTCGAAAAAAAAGAATCGGACGATCTATTTACCGCCTGGTTTCATGAAGGCGCGGCTCCTGACCGGGATCGACGCGCTGGCGAGCCGGGACGCGACCAGTAATCCTGAACCGATCATCGCGCGGGTGCAGGCGCCCGCCGTCCTGCCCAATGAGGTGAAGGCGAACCTTGCCGGCTGCTTCGTGGTCGGCAACGCCACCGGAAGCCTCGCCAAGGAGCGGGTCGAGGTGCAGCTCGTATCGCTCTCCTGCGTGGATTTCGACGAGCATTCGATCGTCGATCAGCCGGTCAAGGGCTTCTTTGTCGATACCGACGGCAAGAAGGGCCTGTCTGGCAAGGTGGTAACGCGCGCCGGGGCGACGCTGGCGCGTGCCTTCATTGCCGGGACCATCAGCGGCATCTCGCAGTCGGTCGAAAGCACGTTCGGCAACACTTCGACCTCGGCGCTGGGCACGGTTCGCACGCTCGATGCCGGCGATGCTGCAAAGACAGGCATCGCCGGCGGGCTCTCCAAATCCTCGGACAAGCTCACTGACTTCTATCTCGATCTCGCCCGCCAGGCTGGTCCCATCGTCGAAGTGGGCGCCGCCAAGGATGTGGTCGTGGTGATCCAGGAGGGCGCAACCCTTGAAATCAAACCCGGCGCGGGAGCCAAATTCTGA
- a CDS encoding asparagine synthase-related protein translates to MKHRYLLLILAEDEGCQEHIQLIATLTQLPLVWRHGRIILFSDQLPDVLLLPPGNGVIIGKLFRRHGYPEQVCELKSDDAARFAPDPVQCLIEHYWGSYVAAISNSNRVTILRDPSGGMPCYYLSSSGIAALTSDISLLIDTGLLTPSVNWNGVGRTLYWHQLPPEETAISGVSQLLSGCSLIIEGSEINRTESWRPWNYVAYDGDDDRKKRSEGLRRVVQASISAWGSCFPRSLVGLSGGLDSSIVTACLARSSAKVTCLTLATDDPVGDERSYARYASQAIDAELIEDFYSEDDIDLDKSVAAGFPIPSGKAHEQTYNKRVRAAAATSQAAAFFVGAGGDNVFYLTHSVRPLIDRLRTEGWSLDLVSTARDICRITGANIWEVVAEAVRISPKTTGLQWNGAEDYLSREFVESERCLPPEHPWLNSHDTVPLGKKGHVAMILRALHHIEHRDKALAVPMISPLLSQPVIEFCLGVPSWWACEGGIDRAVARRAFADVLPAPVSGRSGKGSPDGFVARFIARHRAAISERLLEGNLAHHGLLDRAAVERVMAPNAKFELLDCPRLMALLDTEAWTNSWSTR, encoded by the coding sequence ATGAAGCACCGCTACCTCCTGCTCATCCTTGCCGAAGATGAAGGGTGCCAAGAGCATATCCAGCTCATCGCGACTCTAACGCAGCTACCTCTCGTCTGGCGGCATGGCCGAATTATTCTGTTCTCGGATCAATTACCCGATGTTCTACTCTTACCCCCAGGGAATGGCGTGATCATAGGCAAGCTGTTTCGCCGTCACGGATATCCTGAGCAGGTTTGCGAGCTAAAATCTGATGATGCCGCTCGATTTGCGCCTGATCCGGTCCAATGTCTGATCGAACACTATTGGGGCAGCTATGTTGCGGCAATTTCAAATTCTAACCGTGTAACAATACTACGCGACCCATCCGGCGGAATGCCTTGTTACTATCTATCATCCAGCGGGATCGCTGCGCTCACGTCGGACATCTCTCTCTTGATCGATACCGGGTTGCTCACGCCTTCAGTCAACTGGAATGGAGTGGGAAGGACGCTCTATTGGCACCAGTTGCCACCAGAAGAAACAGCCATTTCCGGTGTATCGCAGCTTCTGAGTGGATGTTCGCTGATCATAGAGGGAAGCGAGATAAACAGGACAGAAAGTTGGAGGCCTTGGAACTATGTCGCTTATGACGGAGATGACGATCGGAAGAAACGTAGCGAAGGGCTGAGGCGCGTTGTCCAGGCCAGCATAAGCGCGTGGGGGTCCTGTTTTCCGCGCTCGCTGGTTGGTCTATCGGGAGGACTGGACTCATCCATTGTAACTGCATGCCTTGCCAGAAGCAGCGCCAAGGTTACGTGTTTGACCTTGGCTACTGACGATCCAGTTGGCGACGAGAGGTCATACGCCCGGTATGCCAGTCAGGCTATTGATGCCGAACTTATCGAAGACTTCTATTCAGAAGACGATATCGATCTGGATAAATCAGTTGCTGCAGGCTTTCCCATCCCTTCAGGGAAAGCACACGAACAGACCTATAACAAGAGAGTAAGAGCCGCAGCCGCGACTTCTCAAGCAGCCGCATTTTTCGTGGGTGCTGGAGGAGACAATGTTTTCTATCTCACGCATTCGGTTCGACCTTTGATTGATCGGCTCAGGACTGAGGGATGGTCGTTGGATTTGGTCTCCACCGCACGCGATATTTGCCGTATCACCGGCGCGAATATTTGGGAGGTGGTAGCGGAAGCTGTTAGAATTTCCCCAAAGACGACAGGGCTTCAGTGGAACGGTGCGGAAGACTATCTTAGTCGGGAATTTGTGGAGAGCGAGCGCTGCCTTCCGCCAGAACATCCTTGGCTGAATTCTCACGACACGGTACCTTTGGGGAAAAAGGGTCATGTAGCGATGATCTTGCGTGCTCTGCATCACATTGAGCATCGTGATAAGGCCTTGGCGGTACCGATGATCAGTCCGCTATTATCCCAACCGGTGATCGAATTCTGCCTGGGCGTTCCGTCGTGGTGGGCGTGCGAAGGAGGCATCGACCGCGCTGTTGCTCGGCGCGCGTTTGCTGACGTCTTGCCTGCCCCTGTCTCTGGTCGATCCGGAAAGGGCAGCCCGGATGGCTTTGTCGCGAGATTTATCGCTCGTCACCGTGCCGCAATAAGCGAACGCCTTCTGGAAGGAAATCTCGCCCACCACGGGTTGCTTGATCGGGCAGCCGTTGAACGCGTAATGGCGCCGAATGCAAAGTTTGAGTTGCTTGATTGCCCTCGATTGATGGCCTTGCTGGATACCGAAGCATGGACCAATTCCTGGTCTACGCGATAG
- a CDS encoding type-F conjugative transfer system secretin TraK, whose protein sequence is MSKHANYGIGACAALSGLLLMAMPASGQTLHALPDQTSRIRLSNRDINHVVCEGGEIEDIKFSAEKGIAVEKGGSDAWIKFLAREIDDGGQITRSYVTQPSEFFVQCNGATYPLYAEPAEIPAQTVILVPGARQRAQANSALMAALADEDRAVSITMSLLDDRIPASFSEVAPSGSAIAIAAVPGLSISEQRRVAVEGAGLSASQYHVRTMAAVTLDERLLVDPVLGTSIFSITLDRVHLDAGETARLVVVRRGAGQ, encoded by the coding sequence ATGTCGAAACACGCTAATTACGGCATAGGCGCATGCGCCGCCCTGTCCGGGCTACTCCTAATGGCCATGCCAGCCTCGGGCCAGACGCTCCACGCGCTGCCCGACCAGACTAGTCGGATCCGTCTCTCCAACCGCGACATCAACCATGTCGTGTGCGAGGGCGGCGAGATCGAGGATATCAAATTCTCGGCCGAGAAGGGGATTGCCGTCGAGAAAGGCGGATCGGATGCCTGGATCAAGTTCCTCGCCCGCGAAATCGACGATGGGGGCCAGATAACACGCAGCTATGTGACGCAGCCGTCCGAATTTTTCGTGCAGTGCAACGGTGCGACCTATCCGCTTTATGCCGAACCGGCGGAAATTCCGGCGCAGACAGTGATACTCGTCCCCGGTGCCCGGCAGCGTGCCCAGGCCAATAGCGCGTTGATGGCTGCGCTGGCGGATGAGGACCGCGCCGTCTCGATCACCATGTCCCTGCTCGACGATCGCATTCCCGCTTCGTTCAGCGAGGTTGCGCCATCCGGTAGCGCGATTGCCATCGCGGCCGTCCCAGGCCTGTCGATCAGCGAGCAACGCCGTGTCGCCGTCGAGGGTGCCGGGCTTTCAGCGTCCCAATATCATGTGCGCACCATGGCAGCGGTAACGCTGGACGAGCGCCTGCTGGTCGATCCGGTTCTTGGGACAAGCATTTTCTCGATCACGCTGGACCGGGTCCATCTCGATGCTGGTGAAACGGCGCGGCTTGTCGTGGTGCGCCGGGGAGCCGGGCAATGA
- a CDS encoding TraE/TraK family type IV conjugative transfer system protein yields the protein MGLLHRKKGEEDPLLGKPASYGIHRYLQGSANLFEENRLLKVAIAGMFGVTAVLGAVIYTTNQNARTVIVPFGATGDLHVSGNTPSEAYIVAMTRNIVALSGTWSAYSADRQFQELLGLVHPSAYGAMRDSLNVILDELANNPTLSIATYIRNDQPVRWTAHEIVVPVEKVRVIGGVIRKFRGILRIGYGIENGRFWLTRLSEEQFDVETR from the coding sequence ATGGGGCTGTTGCATCGCAAAAAGGGCGAGGAGGATCCGCTGCTGGGTAAACCGGCGAGCTACGGCATCCATCGCTACCTGCAGGGGTCGGCGAACCTGTTCGAGGAGAACCGGCTGCTCAAGGTCGCCATCGCGGGCATGTTCGGCGTCACCGCCGTGCTGGGCGCAGTCATCTACACGACCAACCAGAATGCCCGGACGGTGATCGTCCCCTTCGGCGCTACCGGCGACCTTCATGTCTCGGGCAACACACCGTCCGAAGCCTATATCGTCGCCATGACGCGCAACATCGTCGCGTTGTCGGGCACTTGGTCGGCCTATTCAGCCGACCGGCAGTTCCAGGAGCTGCTGGGGCTTGTCCACCCGTCCGCCTATGGCGCGATGCGCGACAGCCTCAACGTCATACTCGATGAACTGGCGAACAATCCGACGCTGTCGATCGCCACTTACATTCGCAACGATCAGCCGGTCCGCTGGACTGCCCATGAGATCGTCGTGCCGGTGGAGAAGGTCCGGGTAATCGGCGGCGTGATCCGCAAATTCCGGGGCATTCTACGCATCGGCTACGGCATCGAAAATGGCCGTTTCTGGCTGACGCGTCTTTCCGAGGAGCAGTTCGATGTCGAAACACGCTAA